The following coding sequences lie in one Rutidosis leptorrhynchoides isolate AG116_Rl617_1_P2 chromosome 6, CSIRO_AGI_Rlap_v1, whole genome shotgun sequence genomic window:
- the LOC139853977 gene encoding copper transporter 6-like, producing the protein MSDHDKDAMFMQNDTMDAMVMHMTFFWGKDVVMLFSGWPNGELGMYVLALAFVLFLAIFIELFSIFPTVKPRNSLILGGLIHALFYGLRMALVYLLMLCVMSYNVGVFVFVVLGHIIGCFLVKYRTISKEASKSRMDLV; encoded by the coding sequence ATGTCTGATCATGATAAAGATGCCATGTTCATGCAAAATGATACCATGGATGCCATGGTGATGCACATGACTTTCTTTTGGGGTAAAGATGTAGTCATGTTATTTAGTGGCTGGCCAAATGGAGAGTTAGGTATGTACGTACTAGCTTTAGCTTTCGTTCTGTTCTTAGCTATTTTCATCGAACTTTTCTCCATTTTTCCAACTGTCAAGCCAAGAAATAGTCTGATTTTAGGTGGATTGATTCACGCTTTATTCTATGGACTTCGGATGGCTCTTGTTTATCTGCTTATGTTGTGTGTCATGTCTTACAATGTTGGTGTTTTTGTATTTGTGGTGTTGGGACATATTATCGGGTGTTTTCTAGTCAAATACCGAACGATCTCTAAGGAGGCTTCTAAATCTCGAATGGATCTTGTGTAA